A part of Deltaproteobacteria bacterium genomic DNA contains:
- a CDS encoding PAS domain-containing sensor histidine kinase — MLAKTTFSDTRTSMDGPSPHPDPESSDPDRDSDRREKALKAVLARLLTAHAKALNLARASAGELLEAVLEKEALQETRTHSERNLQALMNAVPFRTTIIDSKGRLQLSNDSALNMLRGADFARHVPARVAAGIQGCLRTGTPYRGREKLGDRHLVYTVVPSMDDDGRIERLVVIEQDITFQMSMKRHGSVSQKLESLGTMAAGIAHDFNNKLGTIAIFSQLAMEVLEPDHPVRKYVHRIQKTVQTSKQLTEQVLTFGRGDTRPKIVLDPVPVLRDAVKFVRRTSPPSAVFHVDLPDKAPTILANSIHLHQIVLNLTSNSLDAMPDQTGDIWISLDESAAPAEVEIGFSGPHLLLTFRDNGCGMNQETLEKALQPFFTTKVDGKGSGMGLSVVHGIVKGMGATMRIDSSPETGTAFFISIPIYEPC, encoded by the coding sequence ATGTTGGCGAAGACGACATTCAGCGATACGAGGACCTCTATGGACGGGCCGAGCCCTCATCCTGACCCGGAATCCTCCGACCCCGACCGAGACTCCGACCGCAGGGAAAAAGCCCTCAAGGCCGTTCTGGCCAGACTTCTGACCGCCCATGCCAAGGCCTTGAATCTGGCCCGGGCCTCGGCCGGGGAACTCCTGGAAGCCGTCCTTGAAAAGGAGGCCCTCCAGGAAACCAGAACCCACAGCGAACGGAATCTTCAAGCCCTCATGAATGCCGTTCCCTTCCGGACGACCATCATCGATTCCAAGGGCAGACTCCAGCTTTCCAACGATTCGGCCCTGAACATGCTTCGCGGGGCCGACTTCGCCCGCCATGTCCCGGCCAGGGTGGCGGCGGGCATTCAGGGATGTCTCCGGACCGGAACCCCATACAGGGGCCGTGAAAAGCTGGGCGATCGACATCTGGTCTACACCGTCGTCCCATCCATGGACGATGACGGCCGGATCGAGCGGCTGGTCGTCATCGAACAGGATATCACATTTCAGATGAGCATGAAACGCCACGGTTCGGTCTCCCAGAAGCTTGAAAGCCTGGGAACCATGGCCGCAGGCATCGCCCACGATTTCAATAACAAACTGGGCACCATCGCCATCTTTTCACAACTCGCCATGGAGGTACTGGAGCCGGACCACCCGGTCCGCAAGTACGTTCACCGGATCCAGAAGACCGTCCAGACCTCCAAGCAGCTCACCGAACAGGTTTTGACCTTTGGCCGTGGAGACACCCGACCCAAGATCGTTCTCGACCCGGTCCCGGTCCTCCGTGACGCCGTCAAGTTCGTCCGCCGGACATCCCCGCCCAGCGCGGTCTTTCACGTCGACCTGCCTGACAAGGCTCCGACCATTCTAGCCAACTCCATTCACCTCCACCAGATCGTCCTCAATCTGACCTCCAACTCCCTGGACGCCATGCCCGACCAGACCGGAGACATCTGGATCTCCCTGGACGAATCGGCCGCCCCCGCCGAGGTCGAAATCGGATTTTCCGGACCGCATCTGCTGTTGACCTTCCGGGATAACGGCTGCGGCATGAATCAGGAGACCCTTGAAAAAGCTCTCCAGCCCTTCTTCACCACCAAGGTCGACGGCAAGGGAAGCGGCATGGGACTTTCCGTGGTCCACGGCATCGTTAAGGGAATGGGCGCGACCATGCGCATCGACTCATCGCCGGAGACGGGGACGGCCTTCTTCATCTCCATCCCAATCTACGAGCCCTGCTGA
- a CDS encoding pantetheine-phosphate adenylyltransferase has protein sequence MDKKLNIAVYPGTFDPLTNGHCSLIHRGLRIFDQVVVAPAADTPKSPLFTLEERVAMAQDVFRDEPRVVVEPFYGLLVDFVQTKGAAAILRGLRAVSDFEYEFQMALMNRRLKRDIQTVFLMTDYRWLFISSTIIKDVVRLGGEVGGLVPAEVKARLIRKFAKLS, from the coding sequence ATGGACAAGAAATTGAATATCGCCGTGTACCCAGGGACCTTTGATCCCCTGACCAATGGACATTGCAGCCTGATCCACCGGGGGCTGAGGATTTTTGACCAGGTCGTGGTGGCCCCAGCCGCCGACACTCCCAAGAGTCCGCTGTTCACTTTGGAGGAACGGGTGGCCATGGCCCAAGACGTCTTTCGCGACGAGCCCCGGGTGGTTGTGGAGCCTTTTTATGGCCTGCTGGTGGATTTCGTCCAGACCAAGGGCGCGGCGGCTATTCTGCGCGGTCTTCGGGCCGTCTCGGACTTCGAGTACGAGTTTCAGATGGCTCTCATGAACCGAAGACTCAAGCGTGACATCCAGACCGTTTTTCTGATGACCGACTACAGGTGGCTCTTCATCAGCTCGACGATCATCAAGGATGTGGTCCGTTTGGGGGGAGAGGTCGGAGGCCTGGTCCCGGCCGAGGTCAAGGCCCGCCTGATCCGAAAGTTCGCCAAGCTGTCCTGA
- the rsmD gene encoding 16S rRNA (guanine(966)-N(2))-methyltransferase RsmD — protein MRLVGGELGGRTIRTGQGPGYRPATARVRESLFSMLDSLGIDWLGLDVLDGFAGSGALGFEALSRGARRAVFVERSDKAAKIIRANADLLGLRQDRYMVFRDDVVRFFLQGPPMEFGLCFLDPPYGLGLLEPALEALIRSQRLQSGGIVCAEIERDLEVHLPRDHGLSELKDREYGQTRIRIWTRN, from the coding sequence GTGCGCCTCGTCGGAGGGGAACTGGGCGGAAGAACCATCCGGACCGGGCAGGGGCCGGGCTACAGGCCGGCCACGGCCAGGGTCCGGGAGTCGCTCTTTTCCATGCTCGACTCTCTGGGTATCGATTGGCTCGGGCTGGATGTGCTCGACGGGTTTGCCGGGAGCGGAGCCTTGGGCTTTGAGGCCCTGAGTCGCGGTGCCCGGCGGGCCGTGTTCGTGGAGCGAAGCGACAAGGCGGCCAAGATCATCCGGGCGAACGCCGATCTTCTGGGCCTGAGGCAGGACCGCTACATGGTTTTTCGGGATGATGTGGTCCGTTTTTTCCTGCAGGGTCCGCCAATGGAGTTCGGTCTGTGCTTTCTGGATCCTCCGTATGGGCTCGGGCTCCTGGAGCCGGCTCTGGAAGCCCTGATTCGGAGTCAGAGGCTGCAATCGGGGGGGATTGTCTGCGCGGAGATCGAGCGGGATCTGGAGGTTCATCTGCCTCGAGACCACGGGCTGAGCGAACTCAAGGACCGGGAGTACGGTCAGACGAGGATACGCATATGGACAAGAAATTGA
- a CDS encoding MBL fold metallo-hydrolase yields MKIRFMGAARTVTGSCFLLDAGGVRFAVDCGMHQGNKEIESRNLNRTEFFDPTELSFILMTHAHIDHSGLLPKMVREGFSNPVYTTEPTRDLLEIMLADSAHIQEMEARWENNRRAKHGKAPVEPLYDQEDAMRAVALLKSVSYYETFEPAPGIKVKFNDAGHILGSAFIEIWVDEDGKSTKLIFTGDLGRPDQLLIRDPNIAVNADFLFMESTYGARDHKNESLSRDELAEAIAYSYKHGQKVIIPAFAVERSQEVIYCLRLLAKEGRLPPDVPIFLDSPLAIRATEIFRKHWSVFDRESRSVLEKGEDPLDLPNLRFTLTTEESMAINSTPGTAVIISASGMANAGRIKHHLRHNIWKKGASIVFVGFQAMGTPGRKIVDGAREIRILGEQLAVEAKVFTINGFSAHAGQSQLMAWLSHFRNPGMKIFLVHGEYDSQQVLADLIRSRHGYDVHIPDYLEECELEADRVVAVTVPKEKARPGIDWIYLTDETRAKADLLVRRLSTVHQLPWYQQTEIRDNLVNINSRLASLISDIYHQAGPMELARDETEDRQEE; encoded by the coding sequence ATGAAAATTCGATTCATGGGCGCGGCCAGGACGGTGACCGGTTCGTGCTTTCTGCTTGATGCCGGAGGGGTGAGGTTCGCCGTGGACTGCGGCATGCATCAGGGCAACAAGGAAATCGAGAGCCGGAACCTGAACCGGACCGAATTCTTCGATCCAACCGAACTGTCCTTCATTCTCATGACCCATGCCCATATCGACCACTCGGGCCTTTTGCCCAAGATGGTCCGGGAAGGGTTCTCCAATCCGGTCTATACCACGGAGCCCACAAGGGACCTCCTGGAGATCATGCTGGCGGACAGCGCCCATATCCAGGAAATGGAGGCCAGATGGGAGAACAACCGTCGGGCCAAGCACGGCAAGGCCCCGGTGGAGCCCCTTTATGACCAGGAAGACGCCATGCGGGCCGTGGCGCTCCTCAAATCCGTGTCCTATTACGAGACCTTCGAGCCAGCCCCGGGGATCAAGGTCAAGTTCAACGACGCCGGCCATATTCTGGGCTCGGCCTTCATCGAGATTTGGGTGGATGAAGACGGCAAAAGTACGAAGTTGATTTTCACCGGGGATCTGGGTCGGCCCGATCAGCTCTTGATCAGGGACCCCAATATCGCCGTCAACGCCGATTTCCTATTCATGGAATCGACCTACGGGGCCAGAGACCACAAGAACGAATCCCTGAGCCGCGACGAGTTGGCCGAGGCCATCGCCTACAGCTACAAGCACGGCCAGAAGGTCATCATCCCTGCCTTTGCAGTGGAACGGAGCCAGGAGGTCATCTATTGCCTCCGGCTTTTGGCCAAGGAGGGACGTCTTCCCCCGGATGTCCCTATCTTTCTGGACAGCCCCCTGGCCATCAGGGCCACCGAGATTTTCCGCAAACATTGGAGCGTGTTCGATCGAGAGAGCAGATCCGTCCTGGAAAAGGGTGAGGACCCTCTTGATCTTCCCAATCTCCGGTTCACCCTGACCACCGAGGAGTCCATGGCCATCAACTCCACCCCGGGGACAGCCGTGATCATCTCGGCCAGCGGTATGGCCAATGCGGGGCGAATCAAACACCATCTCCGTCACAACATCTGGAAAAAGGGGGCCTCCATCGTCTTTGTCGGCTTTCAGGCCATGGGCACGCCAGGCCGGAAGATTGTGGACGGGGCCAGAGAAATCCGCATCCTCGGCGAGCAGTTGGCCGTGGAGGCCAAGGTCTTCACCATTAACGGATTTTCGGCCCACGCCGGACAGTCCCAGCTCATGGCCTGGCTGTCTCATTTCCGCAATCCGGGGATGAAGATTTTTCTCGTCCATGGCGAGTACGACTCCCAGCAGGTTCTGGCCGATCTGATCCGAAGCCGGCATGGCTACGATGTCCATATTCCCGACTATCTCGAGGAATGCGAACTGGAGGCCGACCGGGTCGTGGCCGTGACCGTGCCCAAGGAAAAGGCCCGACCGGGCATCGACTGGATTTATCTGACGGACGAAACCAGGGCCAAGGCCGACCTGCTCGTCCGCAGACTGAGCACAGTCCACCAGCTGCCATGGTACCAGCAGACCGAGATCAGGGACAACCTGGTGAACATCAATTCCAGACTGGCCAGCCTTATTTCCGACATCTACCACCAGGCCGGCCCCATGGAACTGGCCCGGGACGAAACGGAAGACCGGCAGGAGGAGTAG